GCTCATGCGCGCGCTGACGATCCTCAATGCCGACTGGGGGCTCAACTTCGGCGCGCGCCGCATCACGATTTCCACCTCTGGCCTGGTCCCGCGCATCTATGACCTTGCCGAAGAGACGATGGGCTTCCGCCTCGCTCTGTCCCTGCATGGCGCAACGGATGAGGTCCGCGAGCAGATCATGCCCGTCAACCGCAAGTGGCCGCTCAAGGAATTGCTCCCCGCCGCCAAAGCTTTTTCCGAAAAGCACGGCCGGATGATCACACTGGAATTCATCCTGATCCAGGACATCAATGACTCACTCGACCAAGCCCGTGAACTCGCCAAGATCGCCCGCGACCTGCACGCCCACGTCAACCTGATCCCCTACAACACCGTGCAGGGCCTGGACTGGATTCGCCCCAGCATCGACCAGCAGGAGGCCTTCGTGCAAATTCTTCACGACGCCGGTGTCTCAGCCACGCTTCGCCGCGAAAAAGGCCACGACATCAACGCGGCCTGTGGCCAGCTCCGCCTCCAGGAAGAGCGCGAACGCGGCCAGATCGAGCCCGTGCCCGCAAAGGCCCGCTAGCGGATAGAAAAAGTGCCTCCAAAGTCGCGCGCTAGCTCTTGAAGAGAAGAGGAGTGGACACCTTTACCGTAGTGGACCACGTGTACCACCAGCGGATTTTCACCATTGTTCGGCGTCAGGTTTTTCATTCGCTTCAGCATGTGAGAACGCTGGCCTAAGCCCACTGTCGTGATCAATACGATATGCTCGGCTCCGTCTTTAACCGCTTTATTGTAAGCATTCATGTCGTCACTGAAGCCAAATCGATTACGCTCAATCCATTGCAGGGCGGCCTCTTGGTCTTCATCAGAGTGAGGCCTTAATCCTTTCCAGAGCGGCTTGGAGTTATTTAAGTCTGCATAGAGATTAAACTCAACGACGTCATCCATACTATCGAAGCAGCGCCTCATATCGTCACGCAACTGATCGCGCTTGATCGGCTCAAAATCTCCACAAAAGATAAAGGCGAACTTATGTCCACGAATCGTGTGTCCGCCAACCCGCACGCTGGCAAAGCTTCGGTCATACTCCATGCGCCATTCTTTCAGATAGGTCTGATCATCTTCACTGAATCGATCAACCGGCACTTTAAAGGTGCGATTATCCTCCAGGCGAATCGTTACTTCGCCGCTTTGCTGGTCATAGTTCACCACACTCGCCTTCAGCGTTTTGCCATCCGTGCTGGTAAACTCGCGCAGATCGCTTGCAGCCAAACTGGAGGCAAACAAAAGGAAGATAGTCAGTGCTCTAAGCATGAACTACCGTAAGACAGTCAGATGCTCAGCATCAAGCAATTCCTCATACTAAAAATCAGCAACAAACAAACGGCAAAAGCTTAAACCGAGCCTTCCTTCACCGCAAACTTGCCCGAGCCGGTGAACACCAAACCCAGCGAAACCGCGGCCAGCACGATTGGGTAACCGGCTTCCTTGATGATGTCTCCGCCGCCGTTTATTTTAACAGCCGCGGCAACCACCATCGTAAAAAAGAGGAAGAAGGAGGAGATGCGCGTGCACACGCCAAGAATAATCAGCAGCCCGCCAACCAGCTCTGCCGTGGCCGCCATGCCGCCCCACAACAAGGGTGCGAAATCAATGCCGAAGATCGCCATACTGGAACCGACGCCTTTCAGGCTTTCCGCGCCACCGGCAAACTTCGGGATGCCCGCCGCGATAAAGATGATGCCGGCTGCCAGCCGGATGATCAGCAAGCCGATGTTGGGGTTGTTGACCAATTGTGTGAGCTTTTGCTTCATGCCCGCAATGTGAGCGCGGCGCTGGAAAAAGTCGAGTGTTCGATTCGCGATTTCAACGCCCAGCGATCGCGAGTCTACGCGGCTTTATCCACTTAGACCCGCGCCCAACGCGCGCCGTCACTTGCACGCGTCTTCGAGCAGCTTGGCGATGAGGCCCGTCCAGCCCGTCTGGTGGGAGGCACCGCAGCCGCGCCCGTTGTCCCCGTGAAAGTATTCGTAGAAGAGCACCTTGTCCTGGAAGTGCTCGTCGCGATACCATTCGGCGTGACTACCATTGACCGGGCGGTCACCGTTTTCGTCGGGCAGGAAAAGCTTGAGCAGGCGGCGGCTAAGATCCTTGGCGGCCTCGTCGAGCGTCACCCAATTACCGGATCCGGTGGGCAGCTCTACCTTCAGGCGGTCGCCGTAGAAGTGGTGATATTTTTCGAGCGCTTCGATGATGAGGAAGTTGACTGGAAACCAGATCGGGCCACGCCAATTCGAGTTACCCCCAAAGAGATAACTCCGCGATTCAGCCGGCTCGTAGGAGACGCAATGCTCGTCGCCGTTAAGCTTCATCACGAACGGATTTTCCTCGTGCGCCTTCGACAGCGAACGGATACCGTAGGGCGAGAGGAACTCGTTTTCGTCGAAGAGATAACGAAGCACTTTTTCCATCCGCTCGCGCGAGGCCAGGCCCAGGAGAAATTTCGGTGAGACATCCTTGCCCGCCGCGAAATCCAAGCACGAAGCCTGTTGGGTGAAGATCTCGTTGTGGCTCAGGAACCACTTCATGCGCTTCTTAAAACCGGGCAACGATTCAATGGTTTCGTTGTGCAACAGCTCCACCGCGCAGATCGGCAACAGGCCGACCATGGAGCGGATCGACATCGGTATCCCCTGCCCGTCGCCCGTGTGAAGCATGTCGTAGTAAAAGCCGTCATCCTCGTTCCACAGGCCCGTGCCGCCGAGGGTGTTAATCGCCTCACCGATGGCCACAAAGTGCTCGAAGAATTTCGACGCCACGCCCTCGTAGGAGGGGTCGCTCGCGGCGAGCTCCAGCGCGATGGAGAGCATCGTCGCGCAGTAAAACGCCATCCACGCCGTGCCGTCGGCCTGCACCAGCTGCGCATTACCGGGCAAGGGCTTGGAGCGGTCGAAGGCACCGATATTGTCCAAACCGAGGAAGCCACCCGCGAACAAGTTACGGCCCTCGGGGTCCTTGCGATTCACCCACCAGGTGAAGTTGATCAGCAGCTTGTGAAAGCACTGCGCCAGGAAGTCCAAATCGCGTTCGCCGCGCTTGGCCGTCATCTTATAAATACGCCAAACGGCCCACGCATGCACCGGCGGATTTACGTCGGAGAAGTTCCACTCGTAGGCCGGAATTTGCCCGTTGGGGTGCATGTACCATTCGCGCAAAAAGAGGATGAGCTGCTGCTTGGCAAAGTCCGGATCGATCTTGTCGAACGGGATCATGTGGAAGGCCAAATCCCAAGCGGCAAACCACGGGTATTCCCACTTGTCCGGCATGGAAATGACGTCGCGGTTAAAGAGGTGGCCCCAGTCGCCATTGCGGATGTCGCCACGGCCTTCGGGCGGCGGCGGGAAGTTGGGATCACCTTCCAGCCATTCGTTGACCGAGTAGTGATAGAACTGTTTCGACTGCAAGAGGCCCGCATAACACTGGCGCAACACCTCATACTCTGCATCGCAAAGTTTGCCGCCGGTAATGTCACTGTAAAACGTATCGGCCTCGCTTTGGCGCTTCTTAAAGATGTCGTCAAAGCCTTTGCCAAAGGGGGCCTTCGGCGACTCATCGGCATGGCTCAGCCGCAAGCGGATCGTGCGCTCTTCGCCCCCGGGTATGTAGAGGCTGTAGTGCGCGGCGGCCTTCGTCCCATGACTGCTGGCGACCGCGCCCAGTTCGCCATCCACGACGTAGCGATGAAAGGCGTCCTTAGTGTGCTTGGCATCATTGGGCGCATCGAAAACGGCGCGCGCATTGGTCACGTTTTCCGTGAAAAGATAGTCCGGCGCGTCCTCCGCCCAAAAGTGCATCTCGCCGAGGGTTTCATGCTCGGCAATGAGTTTGTTACCCGCGCCTTTTTTGATCGAGGGCTTCATCCAGCAGCCCTCGTGCTTGCAGCCCCAGATCCACGTATTGCGAAACCACAGCTGCGGTAGCACGTGCAAATTAGCCCCCTCCTCGCCGCGATTGGCGACGGTGATCTTGATCAAAATATCGTTCGGCCCGGCCTTGGCGTATTCCGCAAAAACATCGAAGTAGCGGTTGTCATCGAAGGCCCCGGAGTCGAGGATTTCGAACTCGTCTTCATCGAGCCCGCGCCCCTCGCCCTCCTGCCGCATCCACTCGTAGGGAAACTCGCGCTGCGGGTATTTATAGAGCGACTTCATGTAGCTGTAGGTCGGCGTGGCGTCGAGATAGTAGTAGAGCTCCTTAACGTCCTCACCGTGGTTGCCCTCGTGGCCGGTTAGCCCATAGAGGC
Above is a window of Cerasicoccus sp. TK19100 DNA encoding:
- the rlmN gene encoding 23S rRNA (adenine(2503)-C(2))-methyltransferase RlmN translates to MKYTPEKPFIYGETLESLRERLAANGEKPFRAGQIMDWLYKKRASSPEDMTNLSKPLRAWLTDTFEFAPATPVLDKRSGDVTDKLLLQLGDRSLIETVIIRAPQKGVGQDKSRKTICISTQVGCAYGCKFCASGLAGWKRDLHAGEIVAQLIEVCRREDPNTPRASEELASFDNLVVMGMGEPLANYEALMRALTILNADWGLNFGARRITISTSGLVPRIYDLAEETMGFRLALSLHGATDEVREQIMPVNRKWPLKELLPAAKAFSEKHGRMITLEFILIQDINDSLDQARELAKIARDLHAHVNLIPYNTVQGLDWIRPSIDQQEAFVQILHDAGVSATLRREKGHDINAACGQLRLQEERERGQIEPVPAKAR
- a CDS encoding DoxX family protein gives rise to the protein MKQKLTQLVNNPNIGLLIIRLAAGIIFIAAGIPKFAGGAESLKGVGSSMAIFGIDFAPLLWGGMAATAELVGGLLIILGVCTRISSFFLFFTMVVAAAVKINGGGDIIKEAGYPIVLAAVSLGLVFTGSGKFAVKEGSV
- a CDS encoding MGH1-like glycoside hydrolase domain-containing protein yields the protein MPRKKPAQKTSANPERERLTLSAERKENWKRWGPYLSERQWGTVREDYSEDGDAWRYFPHEHARSRAYRWGEDGLLGFTDRECRLCFGLALWNEADPFLKERLYGLTGHEGNHGEDVKELYYYLDATPTYSYMKSLYKYPQREFPYEWMRQEGEGRGLDEDEFEILDSGAFDDNRYFDVFAEYAKAGPNDILIKITVANRGEEGANLHVLPQLWFRNTWIWGCKHEGCWMKPSIKKGAGNKLIAEHETLGEMHFWAEDAPDYLFTENVTNARAVFDAPNDAKHTKDAFHRYVVDGELGAVASSHGTKAAAHYSLYIPGGEERTIRLRLSHADESPKAPFGKGFDDIFKKRQSEADTFYSDITGGKLCDAEYEVLRQCYAGLLQSKQFYHYSVNEWLEGDPNFPPPPEGRGDIRNGDWGHLFNRDVISMPDKWEYPWFAAWDLAFHMIPFDKIDPDFAKQQLILFLREWYMHPNGQIPAYEWNFSDVNPPVHAWAVWRIYKMTAKRGERDLDFLAQCFHKLLINFTWWVNRKDPEGRNLFAGGFLGLDNIGAFDRSKPLPGNAQLVQADGTAWMAFYCATMLSIALELAASDPSYEGVASKFFEHFVAIGEAINTLGGTGLWNEDDGFYYDMLHTGDGQGIPMSIRSMVGLLPICAVELLHNETIESLPGFKKRMKWFLSHNEIFTQQASCLDFAAGKDVSPKFLLGLASRERMEKVLRYLFDENEFLSPYGIRSLSKAHEENPFVMKLNGDEHCVSYEPAESRSYLFGGNSNWRGPIWFPVNFLIIEALEKYHHFYGDRLKVELPTGSGNWVTLDEAAKDLSRRLLKLFLPDENGDRPVNGSHAEWYRDEHFQDKVLFYEYFHGDNGRGCGASHQTGWTGLIAKLLEDACK